A single Fusarium oxysporum Fo47 chromosome IV, complete sequence DNA region contains:
- a CDS encoding carboxy-cis,cis-muconate cyclase — protein MPVHHLMVGTWTPPGAIFTFAFDDEALTLKLVKRTEIPKDEPISWMTFSHDRKAIYGAAMKKWSSFAVESPTSITHQVSHPMEHDPNASLATTNTRAIFLLAANKPPYAVYCNPFYDHAGHGAVFTTDSITKALKENVQNYPYQPNTGIHGMVFDPKEEYLYSADLRANKLWTHRRVSKDDPSLELVGSVDCPDARDHPRWVAMHPTGNYLYALMEKGNRICEYLIDPATRLPVYTHKHYPLIPPGIPDRWTQYRADVCVLSSSGKYLFASSRANSFDLTGYVAAFKLSDTGAIERQICLNPTPTSGGHSNAVAPCPWTDEWVAITDDQEGWLEIYRWQDEHLARVARVRTPEPGFGMNAIWYD, from the exons ATGCCTGTTCATCATCTCATGGTTGGTACCTGGACTCCTCCAGGTGCTATCTTCACTTTTGCCTTCGACGACGAAGCTCTTACACTTAAGCTCGTGAAAAGGACCGAGATTCCCAAGGACGAGCCAATCTCATGGATGACATTTAGT CATGATCGCAAAGCTATTTACGGTGCTGCCATGAAGAAGTGGTCCAGCTTCGCCGTCGAATCGCCAACTTCGATAACTCACCAAGTCTCTCACCCAATGGAGCACGATC CCAATGCTTCTCTTGCCACCACAAACACCCGTgccatcttccttctcgcaGCGAACAAGCCTCCTTATGCCGTCTACTGCAATCCTTTCTACGATCACGCTGGCCACGGCGCTGTCTTCACCACCGATTCCATCACAAAGGCTCTCAAGGAAAATGTTCAAAACTATCCTTACCAGCCTAACACGGGTATTCACGGAATGGTCTTTGACCCTAAGGAAGAGTACCTTTATTCTGCCGACCTCCGTGCTAACAAGCTCTGGACCCATCGCCGTGTCAGCAAGGACGATCCTTCTCTTGAGCTAGTTGGTTCTGTCGATTGTCCTGATGCTCGAGACCACCCTCGATGGGTAGCCATGCATCCTACTGGAAACTACCTCTATGCTCTTATGGAGAAGGGCAACCGAATTTGCGAGTACCTCATCGATCCAGCAACTCGTCTTCCCGTTTACACCCACAAGCACTACCCTCTGATTCCTCCAGGTATCCCCGATAGGTGGACACAGTACCGCGCTGATGTCTGCGTGCTTTCGTCGTCGGGCAAGTATCTCTTTGCCTCGTCCCGTGCCAACTCCTTCGACCTGACAGGTTATGTGGCCGCCTTCAAGCTCTCGGATACTGGCGCCATTGAGCGCCAGATCTGCCTGAATCCTACACCTACGAGTGGTGGACACAGTAATGCGGTTGCACCTTGCCCTTGGACAGACGAGTGGGTAGCGATCACGGATGATCAAGAAGGTTGGCTGGAGATCTACCGCTGGCAAGATGAGCACCTCGCCCGTGTTGCAAGGGTTAGAACACCAGAGCCTGGCTTCGGCATGAACGCCATCTGGTATGACTGA
- a CDS encoding ubiquionol cytochrome C reductase hinge protein, with product MGIWDAFTDIVEAVTPWSVVEAEAPAEEPQEETESKNESKDEPEEEAEEEEEDEDEDEDDEEELVDPKETLEEECKNSPQCAPAKHHFDECVERVQQQESEGGAKEDCVEEFFHLAHCATACAAPKLWTQLK from the exons ATGGGTATCTGGGACGCCTTTACCGATATTGTTGAGGCTGTGACGCCATGGAGCGTTGTTGAGGCCGAGGCGCCTGCTGAGGAGCCTCAG GAGGAGACCGAGTCCAAGAACGAGTCCAAGGACGAGCCcgaggaagaggctgaggaggaagaggaggacgaggacgaggacgaggatgacgaggaggagctcgTCGACCCCAAGGAGACACTGGAGGAAG AGTGCAAGAACTCTCCCCAATGTGCCCCCGCCAAGCACCACTTCGATGAGTGCGTCGAGCGCGTTCAACAGCAAGAGAGCGAGGGTGGCGCTAAGGAGGACTGCGTCGAGGAAT TCTTCCACCTTGCCCACTGTGCGACCGCCTGCGCCGCTCCCAAGCTCTGGACTCAGCTCAAATAA
- a CDS encoding Glyoxalase/Bleomycin resistance protein/Dihydroxybiphenyl dioxygenase translates to MNFARAAQRIKSIQNFLTRQTVPRIPVPAVAAGQSRFVTMASTTDTKNYKFNHSMIRVKDPKASAKFYEFLGMSLVKKLEFPDSKFDLYFFGYDSPNALSHNKSTFDRQGLIELTHNYGTEDDPEYKVNNGNQEPNRGFGHTCIAVDNIQAACKRIEDAGYKFQKKLTDGRMRNIAFVLDPDGYWVEVVARNDYKQTEDVKETDVSTYTMNHTMLRVKDAEKSLKYYQEVLGMSRLRTLENPEAGFNLYFLGYPGDQPFPEGQDENTITHREGLLELTWNYGTEKDENFHYHDGNSQPQGFGHICVSVDNIDAACKRFEDLNVSWKKRLTDGRMKNVAFLLDPDGYWIELVQNEKFSGKENF, encoded by the exons ATGAACTTTGCAAGAGCCGCACAGCGCATCAAGTCCATTCAAAACTTTCTTACTAGACAGACAGTTCCCCGTATTCCTGTAcctgctgttgctgctggacAATCCAGGTTTGTCACAATGGCTTCAACTACAGATACCAAGAACTACAAGTTCAACCACTCAAT GATCCGAGTCAAGGACCCCAAGGCTTCCG CTAAATTCTATGAATTCCTTGGCATGAGCCTTGTGAAGAAGCTCGAATTCCCTGATAGCAAATTCGACCTCTACTTCTTCGGCTATGATTCTCCTAATGCCCTGTCACACAACAAGAGCACTTTTGACAGGCAAGGACTTATCGAGTTGACTCACAACTACGGCACTGAGGATGATCCTGAGTACAAGGTGAACAACGGTAACCAAGAGCCTAACCGTGGTTTCGGCCACACCTGCATTGCCGTCGACAACATCCAGGCCGCCTGCAAGCGTATTGAGGATGCTGGTTATAAATTCCAGAAAAAGCTGACAGATGGACGCATGCGAAACATCGCCTTTGTACTTGACCCTGATGGCTACTGGGTCGAGGTCGTTGCCAGAAATGATTACAAGCAGACAGAAGATGTGAAGGAGACTGATGTGTCAACCTACACTATG AACCACACCATGCTTCGTGTcaaggatgctgagaagTCCTTGAAGTACTACCAGGAGGTTCTTGGCATGTCTCGACTGCGCACCCTTGAGAACCCTGAGGCCGGCTTCAACCTCTACTTCCTCGGCTACCCTGGCGATCAGCCTTTCCCTGAAGGTCAGGATGAGAATACTATCACCCATCGGGAGGGTCTTCTCGAATTGACATGGAACTATGGCAccgagaaggatgagaactTCCACTATCATGATGGTAACAGCCAGCCTCAGGGATTTGGCCACATCT GCGTTTCGGTTGACAACATTGATGCGGCTTGCAAGCGATTCGAGGATTTGAACGtgagctggaagaagagacttACAGACGGCCGAATGAAGAACGTTGCCTTCTTGCTGGATCCTGATGGCTACTGGATTGAGCTTGTACAGAATGAAAAGTTCTCTGGCAAGGAGAACTTCTAG
- a CDS encoding armadillo-type protein: protein MNTNDVNSFDAGRRPRPKSSILEGFMHRRQASTDTHSFQAPFDGPVSPIQPKIMAFENYSNPGALAELQYNQQESSGRFSRRQDRGRSQSPTKSSFGNFTIITAPGKEAKGSKSRDPSPTKPKRPKSTTNLAGLLKPKTLRNLGRFGSDDNVNSSKDKENRTPEEPVADPAPTPIYSQFASRPNIEPAQSTRRSMDEARAPSVQDLYNGSRVAVKERPKSYHPMLGRMEPPPSPTKARTSNDSRKGSKDSTEAKSKSGRGKVLSVFTTFNHSRSKSTSVVPEPTEAVLDPKDIDKHLEAMLDRRNIPENQRYKMRNLSDTIKMEFIRQDWAEAQASRTERSCSTDSANSGLVMEAGTQNEEKQKRSRGKSFTLSRGRKESKEPSSPIKKSKGDGTLGRHFRSKSTDSVVSEGPPGSSGSVSNSGILSKIKLNQGPGDYVAYLRKVQKPELVEVGKVHKLRLLLRNETVAWIEDFIQQGGMKEIVGLLNRIMEVEWREEHEDALLHENLLCLKALSTTARAMQYLHTIQSDLFPKLLHMLFDPEKKGPSEFTTRNIITSVLFTYVESAAPAERVTRAQSILAHLRDPEPKEDQRPLPFVLEMRQERPYRVWNKEVVSVTKEVFWIFLHNVNVVSLPSDRPSTCDLAPGPHSYMLRHFPQERPPVPAAPYVGGVEWDATNYLASHLDLMNAILACTPTQEERNTLRAQFRISGWERCLGGSLRLCKEKFYGSVHDGLRTWVGAAAEDGWDVKDVRYGPPPDARASPKKTGGGQKKPVEAAPKLEMPKLDFGLDKPSTPSKEKDMWL from the exons ATGAATACAAACGACGTAAATAGCTTCGACGCCGGTCGAAGACCACGGCCCAAGTCCTCCATCCTCGAGGGCTTCATGCATCGTCGTCAAGCCTCCACCGATACCCATTCATTCCAGGCCCCTTTCGATGGTCCTGTCTCTCCTATACAGCCCAAGATCATGGCTTTTGAGAACTACTCCAACCCAGGGGCACTGGCGGAGCTACAATACAACCAGCAAGAGTCTTCCGGACGCTTCTCACGGCGACAGGACCGAGGCCGATCACAGTCCCCGACCAAGAGCAGCTTTGGCAACTTCACCATCATAACAGCACCCggcaaagaagccaaggGCTCAAAATCTCGCGATCCCTCTCCCACCAAACCGAAACGGCCAAAGTCAACAACTAACCTTGCTGGTCTGCTCAAGCCCAAGACGCTGCGAAACTTGGGCAGGTTCGGATCCGACGACAATGTCAATTCAtccaaggacaaggaaaACAGAACTCCCGAAGAACCGGTAGCAGACCCTGCACCAACACCCATTTATTCTCAGTTTGCCTCTCGACCGAACATCGAACCAGCCCAGAGCACACGCCGTAGTATGGACGAAGCACGGGCACCAAGTGTCCAGGATCTTTATAATGGCAGTCGAGTCGCCGTCAAAGAGCGACCGAAATCATATCATCCCATGCTGGGAAGAATGGAACCACCCCCCTCACCGACCAAGGCACGCACTTCAAACGATTCCCGAAAGGGGTCAAAAGACTCGACTGAGGCTAAAAGTAAGAGCGGTCGAGGTAAGGTCTTGAGCGTCTTTACTACATTCAACCACAGCCGATCCAAGTCAACGTCAGTTGTACCTGAGCCGACCGAGGCAGTACTTGACCCTAAGGATATTGACAAACACCTTGAAGCTATGTTGGACCGACGAAACATTCCAGAGAATCAGAGATACAAGATGAGGAACCTGAGCGACACCATCAAGATGGAGTTTATCCGCCAGGACTGGGCCGAAGCACAGGCTTCTCGGACAGAGAGATCCTGCTCAACAGATAGCGCCAATAGCGGCCTGGTCATGGAAGCCGGCACACAAAATGAAGAGAAACAGAAGCGATCACGGGGCAAGAGTTTTACTCTCTCACGAGGAAGAAAGGAATCAAAGGAGCCAAGCTCCCCTATCAAAAAGTCAAAGGGCGACGGGACGTTAGGCCGTCATTTCAGAAGCAAGTCCACCGACAGCGTAGTCAGCGAAGGGCCTCCTGGATCAAGCGGCTCCGTTTCCAACTCTGGAATTCTGTCCAAGATTAAGCTTAACCAAGGCCCAGGTGATTACGTGGCGTATCTCAGAAAGGTTCAAAAACCAGAACTTGTCGAGGTCGGCAAAGTTCACAAGCTACGACTGCTTCTCAGGAACGAGACAGTGGCATGGATCGAAGACTTCATCCAGCAAGGCGGTATGAAGGAGATTGTAGGTCTGCTCAACCGCATCATGGAGGTTGAATGGAG GGAGGAACATGAAGATGCACTGCTTCACGAGAATCTTCTCTGTCTAAAGGCACTGTCGACGACAGCTCGCGCCATGCAATATCTTCACACGATCCAGAGCGATCTATTTCCCAAGCTCCTACACATGCTCTTCGAcccagagaagaagggtcCCAGCGAGTTCACCACTCGTAACATCATAACATCCGTCTTGTTCACGTATGTTGAGTCTGCTGCACCAGCCGAACGGGTCACACGAGCCCAGAGTATTCTCGCACACCTCAGAGACCCCGAGCCAAAGGAAGATCAGCGCCCATTGCCATTTGTCCTAGAGATGAGGCAAGAAAGGCCATACCGCGTTTGGAACAAGGAGGTTGTTAGCGTCACTAAAGAAGTGTTCTGGATTTTCCTTCACAACGTCAACGTTGTATCCCTTCCTTCGGACCGCCCCTCGACGTGTGACCTTGCCCCTGGTCCGCACAGTTACATGCTTCGACATTTCCCTCAAGAGCGCCCCCCGGTCCCAGCAGCACCATATGTGGGCGGAGTCGAATGGGATGCGACCAACTACCtggcttctcatcttgatCTCATGAACGCCATCTTGGCCTGCACACCGACACAAGAGGAGCGCAACACTCTTCGCGCACAGTTCCGAATTTCGGGATGGGAGCGATGCCTTGGTGGTAGTCTACGACTCTGTAAAGAGAAGTTCTATGGAAGTGTGCATGACGGGCTTCGGACATGGGTCGGAGCGGCGGCCGAGGATGGTTGGGACGTCAAGGATGTGCGATACGGGCCGCCCCCTGACGCTCGGGCTTCACCAAAGAAAACTGGAGGTGGTCAGAAGAAACCGGTCGAGGCGGCGCCAAAGCTTGAGATGCCGAAGCTCGATTTTGGGTTGGATAAGCCATCCACTCCAAGTAAGGAGAAGGACATGTGGCTGTGA
- a CDS encoding uncharacterized protein (domain of unknown function DUF21-domain containing protein) — protein MANAARYNMGSIRPAVIGMGRVFGASLTAVSAFPVDTKGHHDAGEEGGSSLWVLAVASMVLVLLGGAFAGLTIALMGQDSIYLQVLSGDPAESQSKNAKRVLKLLKRGKHWVLVTLLLSNVIVNESLPVVLDRTLGGGVAAVVGSTVLIVIFGEIVPQSICVRYGLPIGGYMSTPVLILMYLTAPVSWPIAKLLDWILGEDHGTLYKKSGLKTLVTLHKSLGEISERLNQDEVTIITAVLDLKDKPVAEVMTPISDVYTLAEDHILDEKTMDDILSSGYSRIPIYRSGNHLDFVGMLLVKTLITYDPEDRIPVRDVPLGAIVETRPETSCLDIINFFQEGKSHMVLVSEFPGSDHGALGVVTLEDVIEELIGEEIVDESDVYVDVHKAIRRLTPAPRARRIHATAAAAAAMATKKAPGDSILVDVEEHAEDHPPNVETASFHSNYEGGFHNSAKTAIHMKRRTSDGGIEGTPVVVKASLDEMRSQLRLGPANRAANPRSNTRSLFKIKQGLGASHTPPNDGSRPAQPRAASHMGFTSTHGQSQARTQGHERTPLLAEEHEEAIDDDEDDHSRKTNGRH, from the exons ATGGCGAACGCTGCACGATACAATATGGGCTCAATACGCCCGGCTGTCATTGGCATGGGCCGAGTCTTTGGTGCAAGCTTGACGGCTGTCTCTGCCTTTCCGGTTGACACCAAGGGCCACCATGACGCTGGCGAAGAGGGCGGTTCCAGCCTTTGGGTCCTCGCTGTTGCGTCAATGGTTCTGGTCCTTCTTGGTGGTGCTTTTGCTGGATTGACAATTGC TTTGATGGGACAAGACAGTATTTATCTCCAGGTTTTATCGGGCGATCCCGCGGAATCGCAGTCTAAGAATGCGAAACGTGTGTTGAAATTGTTAAAACGAGGAAAGCATTGGGTTCTGGTCACACTGCTGCTATCGAACGTCATTGTCAACGAGTCACTCCCCGTTGTATTGGACCGAACTCTTGGTGGAGGTGTTGCTGCTGTCGTTGGCAGTACTGTTCTCATCG TTATTTTTGGTGAAATTGTTCCCCAGTCTATCTGCGTTCGATACGGCCTTCCTATCGGCGGATACATGTCTACTCCAGTTCTTATTCTCATGTATCTCACCGCTCCCGTTTCTTGGCCTATTGCAAAGCTTCTCGACTGGATTCTGGGTGAGGATCATGGTACTTTGTACAAGAAGAGCGGACTCAAGACGCTGGTCACCCTCCACAAGTCTCTGGGTGAGATTTCCGAGCGTCTGAACCAGGATGAGGTAACAATTATCACAGCTGTTTTGGACTTGAAGGACAAGCCCGTTGCTGAAGTTATGACACCCATCTCCGATGTTTATACCCTTGCCGAAGACCACATCCTCGACGAAAAGACCATGGATGATATTTTATCCTCCGGGTACTCGCGAATCCCTATCTATCGTTCTGGGAATCACTTGGACTTTGTTGGCATGCTTTTGGTCAAGACACTCATCACCTACGACCCTGAAGATAGGATTCCCGTCCGCGATGTGCCTCTCGGTGCAATTGTCGAAACGCGCCCTGAGACCAGCTGTCTggacatcatcaacttcttccagGAGGGCAAATCGCACATGGTGCTGGTATCGGAGTTCCCCGGCTCGGACCATGGTGCCCTCGGTGTTGTTACTCTTGAAGATGTGATCGAGGAATTGATTGGAGA GGAAATTGTTGACGAATCCGACGTATACGTCGATGTACACAAGGCTATCCGACGTCTTACTCCCGCACCCCGAGCCCGCCGAATTCACGCAactgctgccgctgccgctgcaATGGCCACTAAGAAGGCCCCAGGCGACTCTATTTTGGTCGACGTTGAAGAACACGCCGAGGATCACCCTCCCAATGTCGAGACTGCTTCTTTCCACAGCAATTATGAAGGGGGATTCCACAACTCTGCCAAGACTGCCATTCATATGAAGCGCCGGACCTCTGATGGTGGCATAGAAGGCACCCCAGTTGTTGTGAAGGCTAGTCTAGATGAAATGAGGTCTCAACTTCGTCTTGGGCCTGCCAACCGAGCTGCGAACCCTCGCAGCAATACCCGCAGCCTCTTCAAAATCAAACAAGGTCTCGGCGCGAGCCATACGCCCCCCAACGATGGCTCAAGACCTGCCCAGCCGCGCGCTGCATCCCACATGGGTTTCACGAGTACTCACGGACAATCTCAGGCGCGGACACAGGGGCATGAACGGACACCATTATTAGCTGAGGAGCACGAAGAAGCTattgacgacgatgaagatgaccaCAGTCGTAAAACAAATGGTCGGCATTAG
- a CDS encoding ribonuclease E inhibitor RraA/Dimethylmenaquinone methyltransferase, giving the protein MSYHAEDLVKLQQYSACDISDALLKLKVPGAGFVADLNLYSSPEGDATSVTVAPVSTVLFASKGQDLPEIQKNIPEGTHWADLTEPGTIVVLKQPDGQKNAVCGGIMAVRMKVCQAKGIVVAGRARDIAELKSTSLPIWARGLSTVGVGGGSVPWAIQVPLDIDGTLVSPGDLAFSDPINGVVVIPQNKVSEVLELLPKLTAADEKVKEDVLKGATVFESFKLHRSNL; this is encoded by the exons ATGAGTTACCACGCCGAGGACTTGGTAAAGCTGCAGCAGTATTCCGCTTGTGATATCTCGGACGCACTCCTCAAGTTAAAGGTTCCCGGCGCCGGCTTTGTTGCCGATCTGAACCTATACAGCTCTCCTGAGGGTGATGCAACATCGGTTACTGTTGCTCCAGTTTCAACAGTTCTCTTCGCCTCCAAGGGACAGGATCTCCCAGAAATACAAAAGAACATCCCTGAGGGAACCCATTGGGCCGATCTGACAGAACCAGGAACCATTGTGGTTCTTAAACAGCCTGACGGTCAAAAGAATGCTGTTTGTGGTGGGATCATGGCAGTTCGCATGAAAGTGTGCCAAGCCAAGGGCATCGTTGTAGCTGGGCGAGCCAGAGATATAGCGGAATTAAAGAGTACTTCCTTACCG ATTTGGGCTCGAGGGTTGTCCACCGTTGGGGTCGGTGGAGGGAGCGTGCCCTGGGCGATCCAGGTACCTCTCGACATTGATGGAACCCTCGTCTCTCCTGGCGACCTTGCATTTAGCGATCCAATCAACGGGGTGGTGGTCATTCCTCAGAACAAGGTTTCTGAGGTCCTCGAATTGCTGCCCAAGCTGACAGCCGCTGATGAAAAGGTTAAGGAAGATGTGCTCAAAGGTGCAACGGTTTTTGAGTCCTTCAAGCTTCATCGAAGCAATCTTTGA